The following coding sequences are from one Frigoribacterium sp. Leaf415 window:
- a CDS encoding dipeptide ABC transporter ATP-binding protein, which yields MTADTTTTGRPAAPRDERPVAVGITDLEVTFATDGGDVAAVQGVTLDVRAGEVLAIVGESGSGKTVTAKTILGLLPETAVATGAVLLSGQNVLEVGPKKVRELRGTDVAMVFQEPSTALNPVYTVGWQIAEGLRAHGKVGRKEARVKAIDILRRVGIPDPETRVDYYPHQFSGGQKQRVVIAMALVLDPSVIVADEPTTALDVTVQAEILDLLRRCRDEFGTAIVLITHNMGVVADLADRVAVMYLGKVVEQAPAVELFANPQDDYTKRLLGSVPKLEARGHTQQEQPADSEVVVRARGLEIEYPGRLGRGGFRAVKGVDFTIARGEVLGLVGESGSGKTTIGRAIAGLTKVTGGSLEVLGVEMNGVHERDFKPKRADIGFVFQDPASSFNPLLTIAECVAEPLIVHGRAKDARAARPRVDELLEAVQLPKSFADRYPHELSGGQRQRASLARSLALDPTLLIADEPTSALDVSVQARVLELFTELQAQLGFAALFISHDLAVVNMLADRIGVLFHGDLIESGPNDQVLGAPEHPYTQRLLASLPVPDPIEQASRRERLAALDRRAADDAALGTATDGAA from the coding sequence AGGTGCTGGCGATCGTCGGCGAGTCGGGCAGCGGAAAGACCGTGACCGCCAAGACGATCCTGGGCCTGTTGCCCGAGACGGCGGTCGCCACCGGTGCGGTGCTGCTCTCGGGGCAGAACGTCCTCGAGGTCGGCCCGAAGAAGGTCCGCGAGCTGCGCGGCACCGACGTCGCCATGGTTTTCCAAGAGCCGTCGACCGCGCTCAACCCCGTCTACACGGTGGGCTGGCAGATCGCCGAGGGCCTGCGGGCCCACGGCAAGGTCGGACGCAAGGAGGCGCGGGTCAAGGCGATCGACATCCTGCGTCGCGTGGGCATCCCCGACCCCGAGACCCGCGTCGACTACTACCCGCACCAGTTCTCGGGCGGGCAGAAGCAGCGCGTGGTGATCGCGATGGCGCTCGTCCTCGACCCGTCGGTGATCGTCGCCGACGAGCCGACCACGGCCCTCGACGTGACGGTGCAGGCCGAGATCCTCGACCTGCTGCGCCGCTGCCGCGACGAGTTCGGCACGGCCATCGTCCTGATCACGCACAACATGGGCGTCGTCGCCGACCTCGCCGACCGGGTCGCGGTCATGTACCTCGGCAAGGTCGTCGAGCAGGCCCCGGCCGTCGAGCTGTTCGCGAACCCGCAGGACGACTACACCAAGCGCCTCCTCGGCTCGGTGCCGAAGCTCGAGGCCCGCGGTCACACGCAGCAAGAGCAGCCCGCCGACAGCGAGGTCGTCGTGCGCGCCCGCGGACTCGAGATCGAGTACCCGGGTCGCCTCGGCCGCGGCGGCTTCCGGGCCGTCAAGGGCGTCGACTTCACGATCGCCCGCGGCGAGGTGCTCGGCCTGGTCGGCGAGAGCGGTTCGGGCAAGACCACGATCGGGCGGGCCATCGCCGGGCTGACGAAGGTCACGGGCGGGTCGCTCGAGGTGCTCGGCGTCGAGATGAACGGGGTGCACGAGCGTGACTTCAAGCCGAAGCGCGCCGACATCGGCTTCGTCTTCCAGGACCCCGCGTCGAGCTTCAACCCCCTGCTGACGATCGCCGAGTGCGTGGCCGAGCCGCTCATCGTGCACGGCCGCGCGAAGGACGCGCGGGCCGCCCGCCCTCGCGTCGACGAACTGCTCGAGGCGGTCCAGCTGCCGAAGTCGTTCGCCGACCGTTACCCCCACGAGCTGAGTGGCGGGCAGCGCCAGCGGGCGAGCCTCGCCCGGTCGCTCGCCCTCGACCCGACGTTGCTGATCGCGGACGAGCCCACCAGCGCCCTCGACGTGTCGGTGCAGGCCCGCGTGCTCGAGCTCTTCACCGAGCTGCAGGCACAACTGGGCTTCGCCGCGCTGTTCATCAGCCACGACCTCGCCGTCGTCAACATGCTGGCCGACCGGATCGGCGTGCTGTTCCACGGCGACCTGATCGAGAGCGGTCCGAACGACCAGGTCCTCGGCGCACCCGAGCACCCCTACACGCAGCGCCTGCTGGCGTCGTTGCCGGTGCCCGATCCGATCGAGCAGGCGTCTCGTCGTGAGCGGTTGGCCGCCCTGGACCGCCGGGCGGCGGACGACGCCGCCCTCGGCACCGCCACCGACGGGGCGGCCTGA
- a CDS encoding glycosyltransferase → MTPAPTPSEPGRPDDATSAAAATRASSGSSDRLTVLIAGDTFPPDVNGAANFTERLAVGLAQRGHDVHLMVPAASRHHGTFLEQHGGVTLTVHRLYSTRWPLHDWLRFATPWRVQEHAEKIFDEIHPDVVHIQSHIVMGRGVAQVAERRGVRIVATNHFMPENLLEHTGLPKGLRAKATQMAWNDASKTFHKAAAITTPTQKAATFLEKSVAVTGVLAVSCGIEAAHYTALDTRPEQNRIVFVGRVTAEKQIDVLLKAMTLLDPALGATLTIVGGGDLFKQLQTTSRDLGLADVVTFAGYLSDDELRRTLTESTVFAMPSIAELQSIASLEAMASGLPIVVADAMALPHLVDEGENGYLFRPGDSRDLADKLTTVLTAPDDEYLAMRRASLKMIEGHDIERTLSVFESLYRGQPVVPSTDAASDRAH, encoded by the coding sequence GTGACACCTGCCCCGACGCCCTCGGAACCCGGCCGACCCGACGACGCGACGTCGGCTGCCGCCGCGACCCGCGCCTCCTCGGGGTCGTCGGACCGGCTGACCGTCCTGATCGCGGGCGACACGTTCCCGCCCGACGTCAACGGCGCCGCCAACTTCACCGAGCGGCTCGCCGTGGGCCTGGCCCAGCGTGGGCACGACGTCCACCTCATGGTGCCGGCGGCCAGCCGCCACCACGGCACCTTCCTCGAGCAGCACGGCGGCGTGACGCTCACCGTCCACCGGCTCTACTCGACCCGCTGGCCCCTGCACGACTGGCTGCGCTTCGCGACCCCGTGGCGCGTGCAAGAGCACGCCGAGAAGATCTTCGACGAGATCCACCCCGATGTCGTGCACATCCAGTCGCACATCGTGATGGGCCGGGGCGTGGCGCAGGTCGCCGAGCGTCGGGGCGTGCGCATCGTCGCGACGAACCACTTCATGCCCGAGAACCTGCTCGAGCACACCGGCCTGCCCAAGGGGCTGCGGGCGAAGGCGACCCAGATGGCGTGGAACGACGCGAGCAAGACGTTCCACAAGGCCGCGGCGATCACGACTCCCACGCAGAAAGCGGCGACGTTCCTCGAGAAGTCGGTCGCGGTCACCGGCGTGCTGGCCGTCTCGTGCGGCATCGAGGCCGCCCACTACACCGCCCTCGACACCCGTCCCGAGCAGAACCGCATCGTGTTCGTCGGCCGGGTGACGGCCGAGAAGCAGATCGACGTGCTGCTCAAGGCGATGACCCTGCTCGACCCCGCCCTCGGCGCCACACTGACGATCGTGGGCGGGGGGGACCTGTTCAAGCAGCTCCAGACGACCAGTCGCGACCTGGGGCTCGCCGACGTGGTCACCTTCGCGGGCTACCTGTCCGACGACGAGTTGCGCCGCACGCTCACCGAGTCGACCGTGTTCGCCATGCCGTCGATCGCCGAGCTGCAGAGCATCGCCAGCCTCGAGGCCATGGCCTCGGGCCTGCCGATCGTCGTGGCCGACGCGATGGCCCTGCCCCACCTGGTCGACGAGGGCGAGAACGGCTACCTGTTCCGTCCGGGCGACAGCCGCGACCTCGCCGACAAGCTCACGACGGTGCTGACCGCACCCGACGACGAGTATCTCGCCATGCGCCGGGCCAGCCTGAAGATGATCGAGGGGCACGACATCGAGCGCACGCTCAGCGTGTTCGAGAGCCTGTATCGTGGTCAGCCGGTGGTCCCCTCCACCGACGCGGCGTCCGACCGCGCGCACTGA
- a CDS encoding ATP-binding cassette domain-containing protein — protein sequence MPGRELDLDQPVVTDDLSLLYPARAGHPAVRAVDGVTLRVAPGEIVAVLGESGSGKSTLAMALAGLTGTGRVDEGRPRLVGGTARVFGQDVGKLSGRRRDRLSAMVGYLAQDDGERLSPDLTVGEAIAEPIYQRDRKFDRTEAGRIVATLVDGVHLPLGTMLKQTWELSSGQRQRVALARSLVLEPPLLIADEPARGVDVLVRQAVLDVIKNLHEGRQFSALVVTSSVAEARAITDRVAVMRGGRLVGLGDIDDVLRTGIDPYVKVLSQTTPIDIIRPEEREAGRPLDPDVEPRGDQAP from the coding sequence GTGCCGGGTCGCGAGCTCGACCTCGACCAGCCGGTCGTCACCGACGACCTGTCGCTGCTCTACCCCGCGCGGGCGGGCCACCCGGCCGTGCGGGCCGTCGACGGGGTCACCCTGCGGGTCGCGCCGGGCGAGATCGTCGCGGTGCTCGGCGAGAGCGGCTCGGGCAAGTCGACGCTCGCGATGGCCTTGGCCGGGCTGACCGGGACGGGACGCGTCGACGAGGGTCGACCCCGTCTGGTCGGCGGCACCGCGCGCGTCTTCGGCCAGGACGTCGGCAAGCTCTCGGGCCGACGACGCGACCGGCTCTCGGCCATGGTCGGCTACCTGGCGCAGGACGACGGCGAGCGGCTGAGCCCCGACCTGACCGTCGGCGAGGCCATCGCCGAGCCGATCTACCAGCGCGACCGGAAGTTCGACCGCACCGAGGCCGGGCGCATCGTCGCCACGCTCGTCGACGGCGTGCACCTGCCGCTCGGCACCATGCTCAAGCAGACCTGGGAGCTCAGCTCGGGTCAGCGCCAGCGGGTCGCCCTGGCTCGCAGCCTCGTCCTCGAACCGCCCCTGCTGATCGCCGACGAGCCCGCTCGCGGTGTCGACGTGCTCGTCCGGCAAGCCGTCCTCGACGTGATCAAGAACCTGCACGAGGGACGCCAGTTCTCGGCGCTCGTCGTCACCTCGTCGGTGGCCGAGGCGCGGGCGATCACCGACCGCGTCGCCGTCATGCGGGGCGGTCGTCTCGTCGGGCTGGGCGACATCGACGACGTGCTCCGGACCGGCATCGACCCGTACGTCAAGGTGCTCTCGCAGACCACGCCGATCGACATCATCCGCCCCGAAGAACGCGAGGCCGGGCGTCCGCTCGACCCCGACGTCGAACCCCGCGGCGATCAGGCACCGTGA
- a CDS encoding DMT family transporter, with amino-acid sequence MTTDIGELTQQVSLTPYQALGIPIALIGAVFLSIGAQLQHQGVAKVERRIGAAKSGMNVRQVLALVGRPSWVLGTLMLGLAILFQLTSLRIAPLLVVQPLGAVALVITAVLNSRSTGRRLDRRAKRAILFCVGGVGLFVTVAAFTAIEPEITTRQLVTVLVILAVVGAVLGVAFALLRRRRSALFYIIAAGVLYGFVATLAKVVLNRVFAGNFDWLTIVCIVFLLAAGLLGGYFVQNAYSSGPPDLVIAGLTVVDPLIAVGIGIVVLGEAQNAPAIAGVFFVVAAAIAVYGVFQLAKYHPQTRA; translated from the coding sequence GTGACGACGGACATCGGGGAGCTCACCCAGCAGGTATCCCTGACCCCCTACCAGGCGCTCGGCATCCCCATCGCCCTGATCGGAGCGGTGTTCCTCTCGATCGGCGCGCAGCTGCAACACCAGGGCGTCGCCAAGGTCGAGCGGCGGATCGGTGCGGCCAAGAGCGGCATGAACGTCCGCCAGGTGCTCGCCCTGGTCGGCCGCCCCTCGTGGGTGCTGGGCACGCTGATGCTCGGCCTCGCGATCCTGTTCCAGCTGACCAGCCTGCGCATCGCCCCGTTGCTCGTCGTGCAGCCGCTCGGAGCGGTCGCGCTCGTCATCACGGCGGTCCTGAACTCCCGGTCCACCGGGCGACGGCTCGACCGTCGCGCCAAGCGGGCGATCCTCTTCTGCGTCGGCGGGGTCGGGCTCTTCGTCACCGTGGCGGCCTTCACGGCCATCGAACCCGAGATCACGACCCGACAGCTCGTCACCGTGCTCGTCATCCTCGCCGTCGTCGGAGCCGTGCTGGGCGTCGCCTTCGCGCTGCTGCGTCGCCGTCGCAGCGCGCTGTTCTACATCATCGCGGCGGGCGTGCTCTACGGTTTCGTCGCGACCCTCGCCAAGGTCGTCCTCAACCGGGTCTTCGCCGGCAACTTCGACTGGTTGACGATCGTCTGCATCGTCTTCCTGCTCGCCGCGGGCCTGCTCGGCGGGTACTTCGTGCAGAACGCCTACTCGTCCGGTCCGCCCGACCTCGTCATCGCCGGCCTCACCGTCGTCGACCCGCTCATCGCGGTCGGCATCGGCATCGTGGTGCTGGGCGAGGCGCAGAACGCCCCCGCGATCGCCGGGGTCTTCTTCGTCGTCGCGGCCGCGATCGCCGTGTACGGCGTGTTCCAACTCGCCAAATACCATCCCCAGACCCGAGCCTGA
- the def gene encoding peptide deformylase — MAVRPISITGDPVLHSPASEVTVVDDELRTLVADMFETMDAAPGVGLAGPQVGVGKRLFVYSWTDDDGELWRGVAINPTLWQSPLSIEPLDDDSESEGCLSVPGERFPLRRADGVVLRATDLDGDEVEIEAWGWLARIFQHEYDHLDGILYADRLEHPFHKAAAKAVRKKGWGQPGSTWLPGVDHLED, encoded by the coding sequence ATGGCCGTTCGACCCATTTCCATCACGGGTGACCCCGTGCTCCACTCCCCCGCCTCCGAGGTGACCGTCGTCGACGACGAGCTGCGCACGCTCGTCGCCGACATGTTCGAGACGATGGACGCCGCCCCGGGCGTCGGCCTCGCGGGCCCGCAGGTGGGCGTCGGCAAGCGCCTGTTCGTCTATTCGTGGACCGACGACGACGGCGAGCTGTGGCGGGGCGTCGCGATCAACCCGACGCTCTGGCAGAGCCCGCTCTCGATCGAGCCGCTCGACGACGACTCCGAGTCCGAGGGCTGCCTGTCGGTGCCGGGCGAGAGGTTCCCGCTGCGCCGCGCCGACGGCGTCGTGCTGCGGGCCACCGACCTCGACGGCGACGAGGTCGAGATCGAGGCCTGGGGCTGGCTCGCCCGCATCTTCCAACACGAGTACGACCACCTCGACGGCATCCTCTACGCGGACCGGCTCGAGCACCCGTTCCACAAGGCGGCCGCCAAGGCCGTCCGCAAGAAGGGCTGGGGCCAGCCGGGCAGCACCTGGCTGCCGGGAGTCGACCACCTCGAGGACTGA
- a CDS encoding NAD(P)-dependent oxidoreductase produces MTTEPASDAALASADDTVATSPGGARGHRAVVTPGPVLAPGRRPTPGAVSVAPRPTPVFVDAVRAGGAEVVPLGPDTRGLVWLSYRDPDGLARALDENPGVEWVQLPYAGVDAFAEVIAARADRALPLWTSAKGAFAEPVAEHALMLVLSLLRVVPQRVRARSWATEQQGRSLYGRHVVIVGAGGIAIELMRLLAPFDVRVTIVRRSSEPVPGADRTLPVERLDEVLPTADVLVLAAAATPGTSGLLDARRLALLPQTAVLVNVARGSLVDTDALVDAVRSERLWGAGVDVTTPEPLPDGHPLFGEPRVIVTPHQADTPEMTAPLLAERIRHNVRAFLGDGEFVGVVDPHDGY; encoded by the coding sequence GTGACCACCGAGCCGGCGTCGGACGCCGCCCTCGCCTCGGCGGACGACACCGTCGCAACGAGCCCAGGAGGCGCGCGCGGCCACCGCGCGGTCGTCACCCCGGGCCCCGTCCTCGCGCCGGGGCGCCGCCCGACCCCGGGGGCCGTCTCGGTGGCCCCCCGTCCGACCCCGGTCTTCGTCGACGCCGTGCGTGCCGGGGGAGCGGAGGTCGTCCCGCTCGGCCCGGACACCCGCGGCCTGGTCTGGCTCTCCTACCGCGACCCCGACGGCCTCGCGCGGGCCCTGGACGAGAACCCGGGCGTCGAGTGGGTGCAGCTGCCCTACGCCGGGGTCGACGCCTTCGCCGAGGTCATCGCCGCACGTGCCGACCGCGCGCTGCCGCTCTGGACCAGCGCGAAGGGGGCGTTCGCCGAGCCCGTGGCCGAACACGCCCTCATGCTGGTGCTGTCGTTGCTGAGGGTCGTGCCCCAGCGTGTGCGCGCGAGGTCCTGGGCCACCGAACAGCAGGGCCGCTCGCTCTACGGTCGGCACGTCGTCATCGTCGGCGCCGGCGGCATCGCGATCGAGCTGATGCGCCTCCTGGCCCCGTTCGACGTCCGCGTGACGATCGTGCGCCGGTCGAGCGAACCCGTGCCCGGGGCCGACCGCACGCTCCCCGTCGAACGCCTGGACGAGGTGCTGCCCACCGCCGACGTCCTCGTCCTCGCCGCTGCGGCCACGCCCGGCACGTCGGGCCTCCTCGACGCCCGTCGGCTCGCCCTGCTGCCCCAGACGGCCGTGCTCGTGAACGTCGCGCGGGGCAGCCTGGTCGACACGGACGCCCTCGTCGACGCGGTCCGCTCGGAGCGTCTCTGGGGAGCCGGGGTCGACGTCACGACGCCCGAGCCGCTCCCCGACGGTCACCCGCTCTTCGGCGAGCCGCGCGTCATCGTCACACCGCACCAGGCGGACACCCCCGAGATGACGGCCCCGTTGCTGGCCGAACGCATCCGGCACAACGTGCGGGCGTTCCTCGGCGACGGCGAGTTCGTCGGGGTCGTCGACCCGCACGACGGGTACTGA